aattggttcttactaaaaacgtgtgccttaaaaatttatactcaattaaacttacttagcaaataataaagacaataaaatagagtaaggttgagagaaatttgcacagatgattttatcctggttcggatcttaccaatcctacgtccagtcgcttatctcaaaacaagataaacacttcactaatcacaaaacaattacaaactacaatcacacagatacaatttgtaagagtttagaaaacacctctcttgatgccacaagagatgaaacaacacctcctttgaatcttcacaaaggatgaaacacttcctccgaatacttcacgaaggatgacttcctcttccgaacacttccttagacacaccaaggatgaaccaactattcctctatcaccgtagcagtatttcaccaactctacagacagagtttccttagctgagcaagagcacacaattctcaagagtttctgagtatttgagcacaagggaagagttgtagtTCATgaccttgagaggaaatgagagtctatttatagactcatccaaaggctcttccatttttcgttttcagcctttctgactgtgttaatcgattatcttaagtggttaatcgattaacgctccaatggatagtccaacggctctaaaaacgactagtttttcaaacggacaccttgctaatcgattaacagcccatgctaatcgattagtgctaatcgattaacagcccttgttaatcgattagcatgcagtgcagagcttttccattgctctctagaataatcgattactgatccctgttaatcgattagcactgcacagtttttgcttcttggtacatttttacatcacttttgaatgcatacataaaatcactaatttcctatgttcatacagttatcacaaaagttacaagtcttcaaaaatcattcttcatgagtcttggttgttcttgacttgatttagatatcatcaaaacttcatcttcatcattttgctaacagttCCTCTTCTGTTAGAGGGACAATCTCTAGCAAAATGTCCTTCAGCTCCgcaaagaaaacatttgttgCGCAAATTAACTTGTGGACAAACGCTCTTCAGATGAGGTCCTCCGTAGACGAAACATCGGATTATTCTCTGTTGGTGTTGTTGTTGATGAGGATTCCTCTGAGGCTGTGGTCTGTCATAAGGTCGATTCCTTACATGTTGTCCAACTCGTGACCCAGATGGTCCTCCCACCCTTTGTAACTTCTACTGAACTTCCATCTCCCTCCTTAACCTTTGCGCAACTTTGGCATGTTCAACTAAAGCAGAAAACTCTTTAATAGCTAAAGGGTTCACGGCTAGTTGTATGTCTGCTCTCaatccatttttaaattttctacacCTCCATTCTTCATTTGATGGTTGGGTGTAGAAACGTCCCAACTGTTTGAATTTGTCTGCATACTCAGCCACCGACTTGTCACCTTGCACGAGCTGCAAGAATTCCACCTCTTTTGCATGTCTTACACTGTCCGGAAAGTACTCAGCGTAAAATTTATTCTTAGAAACTTCCCAGGTAATAATCTCACTACCTTCCTGTAATACTAGCTTCATGTTGTCCCACCAGTGTATTGCTTCTCCGAACAGCTGATACTCGGAATATGCCAACCTAGTTTCTGATGAACAATTTTTCGCATCAAAAATCTTTTCCATATTCCTTATCCATAAATCAGCCTCATCCGGACTTGTTCTCCCATTAAAAGTAGGAGGACGGTGTTGTAGAAAGTTTTCTAAGGTCCATTCCTGAATCCTTTGAGCTTCTACAGACGTGCCATTCGCAGATAGTTACCTTAAGGCTTCCACATGTTCTCTTTGACTGGCTTCAGAACTTAGCCTAGTCGCTTCTAATTGTTGTAGAGCAGTTTCGTGCTGTTGCACTAAAGCAGCGCCCTGTTGTTGAAGAGCAGATGTGATAGTCTCCAAATCTCTTACCAAGCTAGGCACATTAGAGGATTCACCGTTGGGTTGTGTGCGAGTCATTTCTCTGTTCACACAGAGAATTATTGTCATTATGATTCATAATATGAGTTTGTAGGATAAATCCACAACTCTTAGGTCGTCATAAGGACGaaccgctctgataccattaatgtaacatctcaatatctcacacttgatattacataaataatatggAAACTGTAACATTTCTACAGTCATTCAtttggaaatataaaatatttcacattaattacatattttaaactcagatttcaacttaaAGATAACCCGAGTTTTTCTTTACTATCCTTCCTCCTCCATCTTCACTTGTACTGGATTAGACGACACTCcctcatctactcccgtataacgaattatacgatcatcgtacatacccaaacacaaacaagtagggtgagctaataTGCAAcaattcatttataaaacatgcataattgctttgatactaacatcatataataattatgtcacacaccctcataccatcataccacaattcttattagacactcgtctcacaatacccaataaacaccacaatacctaatagacactcatccggatgatacgttgatgagcggtcacaggaggttatgcacttgtgatgacttctactttttcttacaaatatacttccaaactactccataccattcacaaggtaaatcctcaacactatgtccaaaaccggcacatagaccaggacctcctgctcatctcaccacataattcatccctctctacttgagactggatgattattagagtatcaggataacctccaactacaggaccctcaacatcaacatatacacaattaccacatcattacagaatctctccacgagactcatacaatgctcacatctctccccataatactcatatcatgttcagacgcataaattcaaatctattataataaattacaatcatcacaattaaaattcataattttgtatctaccacaataacatgaattcattccaacgagatatattgcacaatagtttaacagtacataatctgttcaataagatttaagttaaaagcttgtcgagtagacttccaggaaagagaggtgcgtcacaatggacaacttaagtaccaagtctttccttagccaaagtgttcctcaactagtttttaacaaatttcttattcacagattcaaaataacaacatagttttatataacaatattaatacaaaaatttaagcATGAATAAACATACACAATAATTCAATACATAAATAGTCAAACAATAATTAACATAAGGCATAAAAAGATTAGCTCCcctgatgaatcattattttcttcacttcacttagtttattgtactagaattaatcagggaattacACTTAAaagtccagtattttcccatttttactatttgtgcttaatttgatcggaaattcttattttgattaatttgaattgtctaaaactaattatttacattactGAGTGTAGGAAAAATTCTGAATatattttaggacatttggaacaatatttatttatacactGTATTAATTGGAAGAAGCTACGATATTTGGTTCATGAAGCTGAGTTTTGGTTTTGTTGCTGGAAGCAATTGGCAAATAAAATGACGGAGGAAGCACATTTTCATTCCTTTCTTCTACAAGTATCACGGCATAATGGCTCAAAGGCCcctttatcttttgtcttttgcattcaATAAAATTTGCCAATGGAAATCATGGTGAAGAATACGGTTTTGACAAGCATTTGGCTAGGCAACACATGGGGGCCGCCACTAAGAGAAAGGAATATTGTTCTCAAGAAAAGTATGACACATGAATGGAAGGGGGCCACATTAGAAATGAATTCACGGCTTTGAAGGAAGAAGTTACATGGCCCATGCAAGCATTTAGCAAACTATACTGTTAGAATAAAAGTGGGAGCCACCACTTATGGAAAGGCCatctacaaattaatttaatttagcaAAGGACAAAAGAAGGAGCCATCACATGAAAATCTGAATTTGTTGAAGAGTTACGGCTCTTTCATTCCTTTTAGCATTTCCAAGAGACAACATAGGAAAAGAGAAGGGGACCACATGGAAGCAAATTCACGGTTTTGAAAGGTTGAGAGCAAGCttgaatattattgaaaaagaagCACATAAAAAATTGCAAAGGAGATAACACGTGGCCCACATGCAAAGAAGCTTTTGGATTTTCGGTAAATGAAGTGTTGTAACACATTTCTAGCTCACGGTTTTGTTGGAAAAAAATGCCCATCACTCATTTCACAATTGCCTTTGAAACAATACACATCCACACGGGTTTGACTTCAAGCAAACGGTCCAGCAAGAAGATCTCTCTTGGTTTGCAATCCAGCACTTTGGAATAAAAGAGGGTGTCTCGGCCTTGCTGGAAGAAGCTTCACGGTCCAGTTTGGAGCAGCCACCACATTGAAACAAAGAAGCTCACGGTTTTCTGCATCCATTTGGCTGGAAGATGTTGAGCAAACCAGTAGCTTGGGAGAGAAGGAGGCTGACTTTGAGAAGAATTGAAGGGAGCTCACAGTTGCCCATCACGTTCCTGCTGCAGCAACAAGATCCACAAGCAAGCTCATCCATTTCCATCCAGCTCATCACGGTCCAGCCACCACCTAAAATAGGAAGCATCATGGGGGAGCAGCTCACGTTCAAGGGAAAAGTTTCTATGGAGTGGAAGagcttgaaaagaaaaatggagaAGGGAGCCCACGGCTGCAAACCATTTCCGTGAAGATATGCAGAAGCAAGAGGTATCACAGTTGGAGAGAAAGAGTCACAGAGAGCAACATAGAGTTGCGTTTCAGCAGCTACAAATCAAGGGTGGTGTGTAACGTGATTCAGGAAGATAAAAATTGGAGGGCCCCACCTCTTTCCTTGGCACATCTAGGAGTGAAGGAAGTCACGGGAGGAGACTATGCTACGGGAATTGTTCagatttttttgctataaaacCAGAAGCAGCAGAGAATGAAGAGAGTAGAATTTAGCAGATTTTAGGAGTAGATTTTAGTGTGAGATTAGGAGTAGTTTAGGAGAAGCACGGCCTTGGAAGAGGCTTCTGCCTCTTCCTTTTCCAGTTCTATTTTTCAAACAGTGCAtgaattttatttctgaagCGTGTAGTTCATTTCACAGTTTGctcatttcattttcattttaattcaagtgttgaattttaatttaagagttgaatctttgataaattttattttcagtcaagtgcttttatttttactatctcttttattttaccatttattgttttatgcatcGTTAAATTTTACCGTTTCTGAATATTTACCGCTTTCCgtttttaccgtcttttactgttttgattttactatctttaaaatttacttcagtgttgttaaattttgttttgtttaaattcaattttttttaatttattttatttttccgtGTCAAAAACATCCAcaaccccccacttcgtgttaaaaatctgagactgaaccgacacaaattggtccttgagagacgacctaggagtcacttcctagttatactgcataatttcgtgcaatcaaatttgacgggtcgcgacaccttcagcaaattttggcgccgctgccggggaccaaaagaggtttggttttagatttttgttgtgtaaatttttgttttgttaatatgtgtgttttgtgtgttttgtcttgtatatttttgtaggcgacaacgacaccttcagcaaattttggcggcgttgtcacttccgttcaggtttttattttagatttttactgtgttaatatatgtttagtcttttatatttttattgtgttgtgttttgtattatgtctcttaattaaaaaaattaattaaaaaaaaagttcaatgttTTGTCTTGTGTGTGCCTGtagcatgtataaatgtgttgtgttttgtttatctcgtaatttttagtattttatttttatttttacttttattttttgatgTCTACCAATTTTAATTATGCGAATATTGTTTATTCTTCTTGCGCCTATAATTATGATTCTCCCTCTGCGTGGTACTCTGATTATAATTCTGCTAAATTCTATGATAAGAATTATATGGATCATCCTCAATTTCCTAAAAGCGCTCCTCGTGAGCCGGTCCCACCTACaaaggatgatattcattgcgttcttagcactggactgatatatctgctccctaagtttcatggttttgccggagaatgcccacatagacatttggaggagttccacaacaTGTGCTCTTGaatgaagcctccacatgtccctcttgatcacattttcttgagggcatttccgcactcattacacggagcagctaaggattggcaagactctcttcctctaggatccgttaccaattggggatatcttgagcaTCAGTTTCTGAACAAATTCTCCCCTAAGCAGTATGGATACATCAACGATCCTGAGTGGAATGGTTTGGTGCAAAAACTCCATTCCtcttatctttatttataggtaaacaatttactattcattaattttttaatattatttattattttaatattattttaaaaataatattcttatcATCAACTTGATCAAATCTGATCCCAACTCCTTCCATGCTACGTAGGAATTCTTatcctttcaatttttttttactattcactttttactattcactattcacttttcttacaaaaaaatcctaaataagttatcaaaaattttaacctctccttctaaaattactataattttatatccaaaaatttaatttttttctatccattaaaatgctaaaatttactattataaatatttttcacgaGTCTTACATTGAACGCATTGGTTTTATATGATAACATTTTGTTCGTTATTACTAGTTTGGAAGATGGAATATCTACATCAATCATTGTCTTATTTTTTGGTGTGATACCActttttcctaaataaaaattcttacaaaagaaaaataaaaattcttacAAAAGCAAAATGATAGGAATTAGCTTAAACATGAAGCCATgacctttatattttaatttatataccttttttttctcatttattaaTCACATTTATTAAAGAAGATCTATTAAAGATGTCAAAATGAATTCTAATATATGAAACAATTTGGTTCATTATAAGTTTGAATCGGattagattgaaaaaaataatattttttaaatatgagtCAAATTGAATCCAACTCACTAAACATAAAGATTAAACAAGTTTGAGTTCAAGTAAGGTTGAAGGTGAGTTAACCCATGTTAGAGCGGTGCAGCAGAATGGTTAACACCTTCAACAAATCAAAATgagggtgaattggtttcttatcgtAAATTGTTCTTATCATCGCAACTTGCAGATAAGAATTTCGAAAATACACCTTTTTGTATGTTtcatattttagaatgagattctcaatctaatttatagaaatCTCAAGATACCTCAAAAAATATGTTGAcaactaattaacgtgtgataatcaattattcaattatggtaattgattatgaATTTAACGAATGCACAATGGTAAAAAAActtacttaaaaattattataattactcgtgataatcaattatggcaagtcataattgattattgataatcaattatcttgagtataaaatgagattttctgatttaaaataaatttttaagcaacctaaggcaaacaatatataaaatcaaaggTAAACCACATTCTATAcataaatttactaaattacaaaagctttaatataaaaacaagttttcaTGAAACTTCGTGtaataagagcacttgagacttgactttgggACATCGTCAAAATTTCTGCTCTTCAGTTTTATGTTAATAATCTCCCCCTCTTTGCTCTTCAGTTTTATGTTAACAATATCCCCCtctttgatgatgataaaaaatattttaatttaaaagctTTTTGTAGCCTGTACTGATATGTAACTCATACATAACTTAAAAAAGAGGGATTAGTAGACaagagataaatataataaagtctttaaacatatttcttcccttttttatcattattaaaaagtgctatgtatgattaaaaaatttctCCTCCTAAATTTAAGAACTCCCCTTGAtataagtaaaaagaaagacAAATTCTTTATATGTATCAAGTAATACACTTTCACTATATACGCCtgctttttcttgaagaacttcttttgGCCTCTTTCTTCACAATCTTTGGGTTTGGACAATCTGCCTTCATATGCCCCTTTTCCCCGCAATCATAACAACGATAATTTGGCAAAGATTCCTTGATTtccttctttttacttttaaattttcttctcCCCTTGGACTTCatgaactttttaaatttcttaacaaAGAGACTCATATCTTCTTCATAGTCTTCTTGTTCATTAAGATCATGACTAATCTTAGATTTAAATGCGAGCAtctttttttttccctttctctccATCCTCATTCAGTCTTTTGAGATTCAGTTCATGTTCTCTCAGTTTACCAAATAATGCAGTCATTGACATGATATTAAGATTTTGTGACTCACTGATTGCAATCACCTTTGGTTTCCAAGTCTTGTCCAAAGATTtaaggatttttatatttaattcatcattatcaaaggACTTACTTAACCCAATGAGATGATTCACTATGTGAGTGAAGTGTTTCTGGACATCTATAATTGTTTCTCCCTGCTTCATTCAgaacatctcatactcttgGACTAAAGTATTTCTTCTAACTCTTCTAACATCATCAATTCCTTCATGGGTGACTCTTAGCATCTtccacatttcttgagcagtcTTACAAGTAGAGAtcctataaaattcatcaacagttaaagtAGATGATATTATGTTACGAGCCCTTACATCCTGTTGTGATCTTCTTCTATCATCAGCATTTCATTGTTTTCGCGGCTTGGATTCCTacaaattgttaataaatacAATAGGAACAAAAAAACCATTTCTGACAGTTTCTCAAATCTCattatcaatagattccatgaaaatttgcattcttacttTCTAAAAGGCATAGTTTTCTCCAATAAACAATGGAGGTCTATTGATAGAGGCACCCTCagcaaaggtttgatgttgcCCCGTCATTTTTAattactatcaaagcaagctctgataccaattgttagagTGGTGCAACAGAATGGTTAACACGTTCAACAAACCAAGAGAGAGTTCAATGCATGTGAGCTTCTCCTTTAAGTTGATCGACCAAGGGAATGTCCTTAACTCAgccaaaatacaaggcccaaagCAAAAgatttatgtaaatttttacaaagcttaaaagaaagaaagaacaagcTTGAAAAGATCATCTTCCATACGAGTAAAAGTCCTTGGagttcttcttcaacttccaaTTTCCTAACTTTGGTTCAAGTTGTAGCTCCTTGGAAGGATCTCCACCAAGCCCCTTGGATGGTTTCCATCAAGTTGTAATATTGGATAAGATTAGTGGAACCTATCAAGAGTTTTTGATTGGAGACTGAACGTAGCTCCCGATTgggtgaactagtataaaatatttgtgttaTTGTTTTCTCTGCTTAAATCGTTTTCCTAAACATTTGCTTTAAGACACTAACATCTAATACTTATTATTAACCATTTAACCCCTAAAATAGTTATTAAGTGTTAATTTGCGAAAAGATTTAGAAATACTATTCAAACACCCCTTTCTACTGTTTTCCTATAATTTTATCCCTCACTGGGTATAAGGTATATGGTATCTGATATTCGACATGAGGTGTCTTGTTTATGTTTGGTTAGTTAGTCATCTTAAGGCCatagttgataaaaaaaattgtcaaaaaaataatgAGATAAACCTAATAAAAGGTTGTTGTAGGTTGTGGgttgttagcataaagctaaaGAGCAGAAATTTtaatgatgtctcaaagtcaagtctcaagtgctcttattgTAGAAGATCTTCATGAATACTTGTATTTAATTAAtgcttttgtaatttagtagatttatgtataggataTGACTTATCTTTGATTTTATGTATTGTTTGCcttaggttgcgttaaaatttattttgaatcagaaaatttccttttatactcaagataattgattatcaataatcaattatgatttTCCACAATTGATTATCACGAgcaaatatgaaaatttttaacaatttttttaccgttgtacattcattaaatgcataatcaattaccataattggataattgattatcacacgttaattagttAATAACGGATTTTTGGAgatatccttgagtgagatctctataaattagattgggactctcattctaaaatacgaaaATATGAAACATACAAAAAGGTGTATTTTCGAAATTCTTATCTGCAAGTTGcagtgataagtgttctagtgTTTGTTAAATCCTTGTGCTGTGGGTTTGAGAACTTGGCGTATTGGCATTTCACAAAGAGTGTGactgagtgttgttgttgttggcatagagcgagaactttcacaaagagtgtgattgagtgctgTTGTTGTTGGCAGTAGCAGCGACCCAATTAAATTGTATCTACATCAAATACCAAAAAAACCAATAcctaattaaagaaaagaaaagaaaatctaacaattaaaaagaaagatttttattgaaaattttctaaaacaaaatatgttttctaattattaacaaagactaaaaattacatctaaaaacctatttttaactaaaattctataaaactaaagaattaataaaaacctaaaactaatctaattctacaaaattaaagacaaaaatatgtTATCTAGACTTctaaacacaattaaaagtgCAAAACTAGAGAGTTATCACTCATAACAGCAAGCATAAGTATCAAGTCTCAACCCATAAACTCATGGACATATTCATGTAGATACCTTTCCATGCATTCTAATTGCATCAGACATAAGATAACAATATGACAACCATGATATACATAATATCTCATTACAAGAATCATTCCC
The Vigna angularis cultivar LongXiaoDou No.4 chromosome 5, ASM1680809v1, whole genome shotgun sequence genome window above contains:
- the LOC108339123 gene encoding uncharacterized protein LOC108339123 gives rise to the protein MDELACGSCCCSRNVMGNCELPSILLKVSLLLSQATGLLNIFQPNGCRKPEMTRTQPNGESSNVPSLVRDLETITSALQQQGAALVQQHETALQQLEATRLSSEASQREHVEALRTSPDEADLWIRNMEKIFDAKNCSSETRLAYSEYQLFGEAIHWWDNMKLVLQEGSEIITWEVSKNKFYAEYFPDSVRHAKEVEFLQLVQGDKSVAEYADKFKQLGRFYTQPSNEEWRCRKFKNGLRADIQLAVNPLAIKEFSALVEHAKVAQRLRREMEVQ